Proteins encoded together in one Scyliorhinus torazame isolate Kashiwa2021f chromosome 20, sScyTor2.1, whole genome shotgun sequence window:
- the LOC140397060 gene encoding probable G-protein coupled receptor 139 has protein sequence MVGSYSCFLIVCKDQIDVCLKQRTPNPRESAIPGAAKELTNALGIVILSRGKCGLSKCTTRYLVSMATADLLVIITQIILTRLKYYYFPSSFLDITPLCNIRILLILVATDCSVWFTVAFSFDRFVAICCNELRRNLCTGKTATVILGTTFILLCIQNIPFYLTYEPGVIIDNVPWYCNIKPGYFTEPLWVGLDWFDTIITPLLPFALILLLNTLTVRHILLASRVRKGLKFQNNGGNNSDPEMESRRKSVILLFTISTTFILLWLVNVIEFFYYIITGKNTTDYSLPESIFQQVGYMLLNLSCCTNTFIYGVTQSKFREQLRNVLTYPVTSIIQVINKQNN, from the exons ATGGTGGGAAGCTATTCTTGTTTCCTTATTGTCTGCAAGGATCAGATAGATGTTTGCCTGAAACAACGAACGCCCAATCCCAGGGAAAGTGCTATTCCTGGTGCTGCCAAAGAACTGA CTAATGCATTAGGAATTGTGATTCTCTCccggggaaagtgtggcctctccaagTGTACTACTCGCTACCTGGTAtctatggcaacggcggatctactggtcattataacTCAGATCATACTGACTCGCCTCAAGTATTATTATTTCCCATCGTCTTTCCTGGACATCACCCCCCTGTGTAATATTCGCATTCTCCTTATTCTTGTGgccacagactgttctgtctggttcacggtcgctttctcctttgatcgatttgtggccatttgttgcaatGAACTGAGGAGGAATCTTTGCACTGGGAAAACTGCGACTGTTATTCTGGGAACAACATTCATTTTGCTCTGCATACAGAACATCCCCTTTTATTTGACATATGAACCTGGAGTGATAATCGACAATGTACCTTGGTATTGTAATATAAAGCCAGGATATTTTACTGAGCCCCTTTGGGTAGGATTAGATTGGTTCGATACAATTATAACCCCActgctcccatttgcattaattctgttgctcaacaccctgacagtcagacacattttattgGCCAGTCGAGTCCGTAAAGGATTGAAGTTCCAGAACAACGGAGGGAataacagtgacccagagatggagagcaggaggAAGTCCGTGATTTTACTCTTCACCATATCCACCACCTTCATACTTTTATGGTTGGTGAATGTCATAGAGTTTTTCTATTATATCATTACTGGGAAAAATACCACGGATTACAGTCTTCCTGAATCGATATTTCAACAGGTCGGATATATGTTGTTGAATTTAAGTTGCTGCACCAATACGTTTATTTATGGGGTGACCCAGTCAAAATTCAGAGAGCAGCTCAGAAATGTGCTGACATATCCGGTTACATCGATTATTCAAGTAATAAATAAGCAGAACAACTGA